A window of Pedobacter lusitanus contains these coding sequences:
- a CDS encoding ROK family protein yields MEVTEKLVKSTELKSEILKQLYLEKSLSCAEMSVLFNKSIPIITKTINELIKEGFVIEVGYAPSSGGRRPLMYAVKPDAMYIMAIAMDQLATRIAVVDLNNKPVAGIETVEMVLNNNSVALSQLISYIESHILKSGINKDSILGIGIGMPGFVSVKDGKNYSYLDANGEKLTDYIANATGLPTYIDNDSSVIALAEQRFGVAKSLKEVMVINLGWGIGLGMIVNGDIFRGYSGFAGEFSHIPLFEDGELCICGKQGCLEAEASMLVVVKKAIEGIKQGRLSTLHSFIDDPLKLMSDAIFEAANHGDQFVIELLSDAGYKIGKALSILIHIMNPQTIVLSGRGAKASKIMMAPMQQALNKYCIPRLAANTELLISSLGFDGEIIGAAALVMENFENEQLAINTKRIDMERLQKN; encoded by the coding sequence ATGGAAGTAACGGAGAAGCTAGTCAAAAGCACTGAGTTGAAAAGTGAGATTTTAAAACAATTGTATCTTGAAAAGTCGCTTTCATGTGCTGAAATGAGTGTGTTGTTTAATAAAAGCATACCAATCATAACTAAAACAATAAATGAATTAATTAAAGAAGGATTTGTTATCGAGGTGGGGTACGCGCCTTCCAGTGGTGGCCGCAGACCGCTCATGTATGCGGTTAAACCAGATGCTATGTATATCATGGCGATTGCAATGGATCAGCTTGCCACCCGGATTGCTGTTGTTGATCTGAATAATAAACCCGTAGCAGGGATTGAAACTGTAGAGATGGTTCTAAATAATAACTCAGTTGCGCTCTCCCAGCTGATCAGTTATATAGAAAGTCACATTCTGAAATCAGGCATTAATAAAGATAGTATCCTTGGAATAGGGATAGGCATGCCGGGTTTTGTCAGTGTAAAAGATGGGAAGAACTATTCCTATCTGGATGCAAATGGTGAAAAATTAACAGATTATATCGCTAATGCGACTGGTTTACCTACCTATATAGATAATGACTCCAGTGTCATTGCACTGGCCGAACAACGATTTGGAGTGGCCAAATCTCTTAAAGAGGTAATGGTAATTAATCTGGGCTGGGGAATCGGTCTTGGAATGATCGTTAACGGGGATATTTTCAGGGGTTACAGTGGTTTTGCAGGAGAATTTAGCCATATCCCCCTGTTTGAAGACGGAGAATTATGTATTTGTGGTAAGCAAGGTTGTCTCGAGGCAGAAGCTTCAATGCTTGTGGTTGTTAAAAAAGCTATTGAAGGTATTAAACAAGGCAGATTATCCACTTTACACTCTTTTATTGATGACCCTTTGAAATTAATGAGTGATGCAATTTTCGAAGCCGCTAATCATGGCGATCAGTTTGTGATTGAATTACTCTCAGACGCTGGTTATAAGATTGGAAAAGCACTTTCTATTCTCATTCATATTATGAATCCGCAAACCATTGTATTAAGTGGGAGAGGAGCAAAAGCCAGTAAAATCATGATGGCTCCAATGCAGCAGGCGCTGAATAAATACTGTATTCCAAGATTGGCCGCCAATACCGAATTACTGATTTCAAGTCTTGGTTTTGACGGTGAGATTATCGGTGCAGCAGCCCTGGTTATGGAGAATTTTGAAAATGAACAATTAGCGATAAACACTAAACGAATAGATATGGAGAGACTTCAGAAAAACTAA
- a CDS encoding PorP/SprF family type IX secretion system membrane protein: MKLFKQALLTIALIMIFSVSQAQQTTSFTQYHDNQIPFNSAYSLLDKAGSVNLNSRRQWAGIEGAPYTFQLNGSLPIEKINGAAGLSLTYDKFNIEKLTEVSAFFAKAVQLSDQNFFSASLSAGFRNYIASYSEVDPNDISFRTDIRETVGTVGLGVMLYSPEKYYIGASLPRLSFRSLGTASADEKRNYSNTYYFSGAYLFTLNEDVKLKPATMVAYSRTYDTQADISATVYLKDKFGFGVNYKTTDEVAGVVSVIFNNSLKFGYSYQTGFGNANIGRISKGSHEISVGIRFGKKPLQPKLL, from the coding sequence ATGAAACTCTTTAAACAGGCACTATTAACCATTGCGTTGATCATGATTTTCAGCGTAAGCCAGGCGCAGCAAACTACTTCTTTCACTCAATATCATGATAACCAGATTCCGTTCAATTCTGCCTATTCACTATTAGATAAAGCGGGATCAGTTAATTTGAACAGCAGAAGACAATGGGCGGGAATAGAAGGTGCTCCTTATACTTTTCAACTGAATGGAAGTTTGCCTATCGAAAAGATAAATGGTGCGGCAGGTTTGTCACTGACCTATGATAAGTTTAATATTGAAAAATTAACAGAAGTATCTGCCTTTTTTGCCAAAGCAGTTCAGCTTTCAGATCAGAATTTCTTTTCAGCCTCGCTGAGTGCGGGTTTTAGAAATTACATTGCAAGTTATTCAGAGGTAGACCCTAATGATATAAGTTTCCGTACGGATATCAGGGAAACTGTTGGGACAGTAGGGCTGGGGGTTATGTTATACAGCCCTGAAAAATACTATATAGGTGCTTCATTGCCGAGGTTGAGTTTCCGGAGTCTGGGAACGGCATCTGCTGATGAAAAAAGAAATTATAGCAATACCTATTATTTTAGCGGTGCCTATCTTTTTACTTTGAATGAAGATGTGAAGTTAAAACCAGCCACCATGGTTGCATACAGCAGGACTTATGATACACAAGCGGATATCTCGGCTACAGTATATCTGAAGGATAAATTCGGTTTTGGCGTAAATTATAAGACTACAGACGAAGTTGCTGGTGTCGTTTCGGTCATCTTTAACAATAGCCTCAAATTCGGGTATAGTTATCAAACTGGTTTTGGTAATGCCAATATCGGCAGAATCAGTAAAGGATCTCACGAAATCTCTGTGGGAATCCGCTTTGGTAAAAAGCCGTTACAACCAAAGCTGCTGTAA